In the Staphylococcus condimenti genome, one interval contains:
- a CDS encoding ABC transporter ATP-binding protein translates to MSLDLKNVTKKYGDKTVVNDISLTLENGKMLGFLGRNGAGKTTTFRMILGLTPLTEGSVTYNGNKMGENMFNKVGYLPEERGLHPKMKVKDELKYLATLKGMPKKDFDKALDYWLNRFKITENKDKKIESLSKGNQQKIQLLASLIHRPELLILDEPFSGLDPVNVELLKSAVKDLNKEGTTIIFSSHRMEHVEELCDDVCILNHGDLVLQGDIQAIKDQFDLKKVLIETDKKLEELEDIEGVSQVNRSKREITLTVEDQATAERVYEVVTKSGFVKRFQVLEPSIQDIFIEKVGDIHE, encoded by the coding sequence ATGTCATTAGATTTAAAGAATGTCACTAAAAAATATGGCGATAAAACAGTTGTTAATGATATTTCATTAACGCTAGAGAACGGTAAAATGTTAGGTTTTTTAGGACGGAATGGGGCAGGTAAAACAACAACCTTCAGAATGATTCTAGGATTAACGCCGCTGACAGAAGGTTCTGTTACATATAATGGTAATAAGATGGGCGAAAACATGTTTAATAAAGTTGGTTATCTTCCTGAAGAACGCGGCTTGCACCCTAAAATGAAAGTCAAAGATGAATTGAAATATCTTGCGACACTTAAAGGTATGCCGAAAAAAGATTTTGACAAAGCATTAGATTATTGGTTAAATCGTTTCAAAATCACGGAAAATAAAGATAAAAAAATAGAATCGCTCTCAAAAGGGAACCAGCAAAAAATCCAATTACTCGCAAGTTTGATTCATCGTCCAGAGTTATTGATTTTAGATGAACCTTTCAGCGGCTTAGATCCTGTAAATGTAGAATTACTAAAGTCTGCAGTTAAAGATTTAAACAAGGAAGGCACGACAATTATTTTCAGTTCTCATCGAATGGAACATGTAGAAGAACTTTGTGATGATGTTTGTATTTTAAATCACGGAGATTTAGTTTTACAAGGGGATATACAAGCAATTAAAGATCAATTTGATTTAAAAAAAGTTTTAATTGAAACAGATAAAAAGCTTGAAGAATTGGAAGATATAGAAGGGGTTTCTCAAGTCAATCGATCTAAACGAGAGATTACGTTGACTGTAGAAGACCAAGCAACTGCAGAACGTGTATATGAAGTAGTGACAAAAAGTGGATTTGTTAAACGATTCCAAGTGTTAGAACCTTCTATTCAAGATATCTTTATTGAAAAAGTAGGTGATATTCATGAGTAA
- a CDS encoding ABC transporter permease: MSKFWATFSLTYMNKIKSRAFIIMTVIIALLIIGGANANKIIDMFSGGPDKIGIVSDNQQVYQLVKSQSEKIEDKGTKFQHVSERQAIKDVKNEKLDKAYIIKTKGKQIDGEIVSKDSVSDETKQKLESILTPIQTQAIAKSVNLSPKDLQALQQQSKVTAKAVGKDAKQLSEQDKVANIIILYAGIMLMFFIILNYANQVAMEVATEKTSRVIEMVITSISPIQHILAKITAIIAVAFTQILIFVVIGAISIYLSDLRDIVKKFNIKFTDVTTQLLIVGVICLIIGVISYTILGTILGSLATRIEDMNQALMPMTAVSFIAFYIAIFSLNTPETTLTKITSFIPLISPFVLFLRASTPELQLWEIIVSVLLSVIVMVLLLFIAVRSYRDSVLTFEKGLIKGLKRAFKK; the protein is encoded by the coding sequence ATGAGTAAATTCTGGGCTACATTTTCTTTAACGTACATGAATAAAATTAAATCACGTGCTTTTATCATTATGACAGTAATTATTGCGTTGTTAATAATTGGCGGTGCAAATGCTAATAAAATCATTGATATGTTTAGCGGAGGTCCCGATAAAATCGGAATTGTATCTGATAATCAGCAAGTATATCAACTAGTAAAATCACAGAGTGAAAAAATTGAAGATAAAGGAACCAAATTTCAACATGTTTCTGAAAGGCAAGCTATCAAGGATGTAAAAAATGAAAAGCTGGATAAAGCCTATATTATTAAAACAAAAGGAAAACAAATTGATGGAGAGATTGTTAGTAAAGATTCAGTTTCTGATGAAACAAAACAAAAATTAGAAAGTATCCTTACACCTATACAAACACAAGCCATTGCGAAAAGTGTTAATTTGAGTCCTAAAGATCTTCAAGCTTTACAGCAACAAAGTAAAGTAACTGCCAAAGCTGTTGGTAAGGATGCTAAACAGCTTTCTGAACAAGATAAAGTAGCTAATATTATAATTTTATATGCAGGTATTATGTTAATGTTCTTTATCATCCTTAATTATGCCAACCAAGTAGCCATGGAAGTGGCAACTGAAAAAACATCACGTGTTATAGAAATGGTAATCACAAGTATTTCGCCTATCCAGCACATATTAGCCAAAATCACAGCAATTATCGCAGTGGCATTTACTCAAATTTTGATTTTTGTGGTAATAGGGGCAATTAGTATTTATCTGTCTGATTTAAGAGATATCGTAAAGAAATTCAATATTAAATTTACTGATGTTACAACACAATTACTAATTGTCGGTGTGATTTGTTTAATCATTGGTGTTATTTCCTACACGATACTCGGTACTATTTTGGGTTCATTAGCAACTCGGATTGAAGACATGAATCAAGCATTAATGCCGATGACTGCGGTGAGTTTCATTGCTTTCTATATTGCCATCTTTAGTTTAAATACACCTGAAACGACACTAACTAAAATCACAAGCTTTATTCCGTTGATTTCACCGTTTGTATTGTTCTTAAGAGCTTCTACGCCAGAGTTACAATTATGGGAAATTATTGTCAGTGTATTGCTTTCTGTAATTGTGATGGTACTATTGCTATTTATCGCAGTTCGCAGTTACAGAGATTCTGTACTTACTTTCGAAAAAGGACTCATTAAAGGGTTAAAACGCGCATTTAAAAAGTAA
- a CDS encoding YnfA family protein — protein MIYPILIFILAGLCEIGGGYLIWLWLRASQSPLFGLLGGILLISYGIVATFQVFPTFSRVYAAYGGVFIVMSILWGYVFDKQTPDKYDVLGAIVCIIGVLIMLLPDRS, from the coding sequence ATGATTTATCCTATTTTAATATTTATTTTAGCAGGGTTGTGTGAGATTGGCGGCGGTTATCTTATTTGGCTATGGTTGAGAGCATCGCAATCACCGCTCTTTGGATTGCTGGGAGGCATTCTTTTAATTTCATACGGCATTGTCGCAACGTTTCAAGTATTTCCGACGTTCAGCCGAGTTTATGCCGCTTACGGCGGAGTATTTATTGTGATGAGTATTTTGTGGGGATACGTATTTGATAAACAGACACCAGACAAATACGATGTTTTGGGCGCAATTGTTTGTATTATTGGTGTCTTAATCATGCTGCTGCCTGACAGAAGCTGA
- a CDS encoding aldose epimerase family protein: protein MFTRVEHQRNGLDLIKIDNDEAKIVFTNYGARIVSWKYEDNNIVLGNVVEADEFYRENPFYFGASVGRYGGRIADGKFELEDQTYQLEQNDPPNHLHGGSNGIDHHFFDYEIKDENGGYIQIIFTTTIKEADDHYPGDIKLKIIHTYDIDNRWSIEYYAESDQTTLFNPTNHVYFNLNRDNKEVDNHYFTSDKLNIHLLNDQNLPEAASSLDLVDLFNKNKIRLTEMFESDNVDLKKQMQTYNGLDHPFSIGDELLVENSQFLLKMKTDMPNVVVFTFNDTSSWKSDMNIYKAHSGFTLEAQNLPNDINLLGKDAPSILQKDQAFYSRTTYQIIEKLL from the coding sequence ATGTTTACGAGAGTGGAACACCAAAGAAACGGACTCGATTTAATCAAAATTGATAACGATGAAGCGAAAATTGTATTTACGAATTATGGGGCAAGAATTGTATCTTGGAAATACGAGGATAACAATATTGTCTTAGGAAATGTAGTAGAAGCGGATGAATTCTATCGAGAAAACCCCTTTTATTTTGGCGCATCTGTAGGTCGTTATGGCGGTCGAATTGCAGACGGCAAATTTGAACTTGAAGATCAAACCTATCAATTAGAACAAAACGATCCACCAAACCATTTACATGGTGGTTCAAATGGTATTGACCACCATTTCTTTGATTATGAAATCAAAGATGAAAATGGCGGTTATATACAAATTATTTTCACGACAACGATTAAAGAAGCAGATGATCATTATCCAGGAGATATTAAATTAAAGATTATACATACGTATGATATCGATAACCGATGGTCTATTGAGTACTATGCAGAATCTGATCAAACTACGTTATTCAATCCGACAAATCATGTCTATTTCAATTTAAATCGGGATAATAAAGAAGTAGATAATCATTATTTTACAAGTGATAAACTAAATATTCATTTACTTAATGACCAGAATTTACCAGAAGCTGCGTCATCATTAGATTTAGTAGATTTATTTAATAAAAATAAGATTCGTTTAACAGAAATGTTTGAAAGTGATAATGTCGATCTTAAAAAACAAATGCAAACATATAATGGTCTAGACCATCCGTTTTCTATTGGAGATGAATTACTTGTAGAAAATAGTCAATTCCTTTTGAAAATGAAAACAGATATGCCGAATGTAGTCGTATTTACATTTAATGATACAAGCAGTTGGAAAAGTGATATGAATATTTATAAAGCACATTCAGGTTTTACGTTAGAAGCTCAAAACTTACCGAATGATATTAATTTATTAGGAAAAGATGCACCGTCAATTTTACAGAAAGACCAAGCATTTTATTCTAGAACAACGTATCAAATCATTGAAAAATTGTTGTAA
- a CDS encoding ribose 5-phosphate isomerase A, protein MDIKELKLKTVDDAVTEIKDGMIVGIGTGTTIELLLPRIAALLDDGTQITGVCTSNKTALIAKELGIKIVDVNDVDYIDVAIDGADEFDSDLNLIKGGGGALFREKVIDDMAERFVVIADETKFVDYLGQTFKLPVEVDKFNWLLVSKKIAKDTKAIVSRRNVEDIPFVTDNGNYILDVELPPHTNPYEMHEYLIHLTGVLETGYFLDVTDRVIIGTKEGVKILDKAK, encoded by the coding sequence ATGGATATAAAAGAGTTGAAATTAAAAACTGTTGATGATGCAGTAACAGAGATTAAGGACGGCATGATTGTTGGTATAGGTACCGGCACCACAATTGAACTATTATTACCTAGAATTGCAGCTTTATTGGATGACGGCACTCAAATTACGGGTGTATGTACTTCAAATAAAACTGCATTGATAGCTAAAGAACTCGGAATTAAAATCGTTGATGTGAATGATGTTGATTATATCGATGTTGCAATTGACGGTGCAGATGAGTTTGACTCTGATTTGAATTTAATAAAAGGTGGCGGCGGAGCATTATTCCGTGAGAAAGTCATTGATGATATGGCAGAACGATTTGTCGTGATTGCTGATGAAACTAAGTTTGTTGATTATCTTGGTCAAACATTCAAGCTGCCGGTTGAGGTAGATAAATTCAATTGGTTACTTGTATCGAAAAAAATCGCAAAAGATACAAAAGCAATTGTTTCACGCAGAAACGTTGAAGATATTCCGTTCGTTACTGATAACGGAAACTATATTTTAGATGTAGAATTGCCTCCGCATACAAACCCTTATGAAATGCATGAATACTTAATTCATTTAACGGGTGTTTTGGAAACAGGTTATTTCCTTGATGTGACTGATCGTGTCATTATCGGAACAAAGGAAGGCGTTAAAATTCTGGATAAAGCAAAATAA